One Candidatus Binatia bacterium genomic window, TCCTTTCTCACGAGCATCGATATGCAGGACCCCAACTTCAATATCGTAACCCCCTAGCAGGCCCGAGGGACCGAGATTCTACACGCCGGTTGCAAGCTGCCTCAGTCGAAATCGACGTCGCGATCGAGACCGATGGCCTTGCGCGCAATCCCGTAGGGATACCCGCGCGTGACCAACCGGCGCAACGCACGTTGCCGCTCGCGGGGGTCGTCGGGCATACCATCGGGGTATCGTCGCTCGAGCAGGGCGCGCGCGCGTTGCAAATCGCCCTCGCGCAGCTGATCGAGCGCCCCATCTGCATCCTCGCGTGCAATTCCTCGCTGGGCCAAC contains:
- a CDS encoding regulatory protein RecX; the encoded protein is MLQWLLDREHEPEVAAATVERIRELGYLDDVEVAASVARDAERRRLGSQRAARTLAQRGIAREDADGALDQLREGDLQRARALLERRYPDGMPDDPRERQRALRRLVTRGYPYGIARKAIGLDRDVDFD